DNA sequence from the Cataglyphis hispanica isolate Lineage 1 chromosome 12, ULB_Chis1_1.0, whole genome shotgun sequence genome:
AGATATTTAGactaaacaattttaaactaaacaatatttaaagacGAGGTATAATTTCTATCACTTCTGTGCTATTATAGTTACACCAAATCAAATCGAACGGTTGTACAGCCGTTTCACGAGCCTGGATCGCGGTGATTGCGGAACGCTCAGTCGAGAGGATTTTCTCAGAATCCCAGAATTGGCAATAAATCCGCTTGGTGAGAGAATAGTGAACGCTTTTTTCGAAGAGAGCGGAAACGATAGAGTGAATTTCTTGCAATTCATGCAAGTCCTGGCTCATTTCAGGCCAATCAAGAAAAACAGTCCTAATCGATTGAACTCTAGGCAGCAAAAGTTGAAATGTAAATATCGAGCATAAAGAAATAACATGattgttcaaaatattttccaatcttgtgaaatataatatgaaaaaaatataaacaccaGGGAAACTTTTTAGGAAcacaattcaatattttttaattgttaatcttATTGAAATGTAACAGTCTTCCCCATGTGTAGTtttcgtatatttaaatatttatatagttaattTCGCACCATTTTTTCAgttgcatttaaaatgtatgacTTGGATAATGATGATTTGATCTCAAAAGATGAACTACTTGCTATTTTGCACATGATGGTTGGCGCCAATATTAggtaaaaattacacatttttttcttacaattgacaatatatcaatacttttataaCATCTTATAtggatctatttttataatcacattCATATCTTacataaatgataaaacatataagaCATACAAatctgataatttaatatatataaaatatatatatatatatatatatatatatatatatatatatatatgtaataaatacatatatattgcagtGAGGAACAGTTAACTAGCATTGCTGAGCGGACTATAGTTGAAGCTGATGAAAATGGAGATGGTATGATATCATTTGAAGAATTCTGCAAAGCATTAGAACGTACAGATGTTGAGCAAAAAATGTCCATAAGATTTCTCAGTTGAATTGATTGTTCTATATGACATatggtataaaatttatacatattgaaaTAAGTGTTGAGAAATTATGTTGTGACTTTCTTTcacaattacaaaaaattctgttataaatatatatttatacctattatgtgtaaataatatgtaaatattcttatatattataccgtTGCCATTATCAAGGAGATATGGAGTATCGATATAAGTGGAAATAATTTCCCATACATGCTTAAATGGCATTGTTTTTATTCATGATAGTAGTCAATGAAatgtataagtaaataaaacaagaacaaaaaaaaaaaaagaaggaaagggTTAGAAAAAATTCAGTCTCTATCTTACATTGTATTAATAAGATGAATAGTTCTATGAAGTAAACAcaagacataaaaaaaaatgataacaaagACTTGTGTAAATTGTAGCTTAATATTGTCAaaagattataagaaatatattatctttgaatTGATCGCATACAATATTCTCCGATGTTTTCCAAcataatttcttattcaatataatattataatatttaacgtagaatataatattacatatacaaatttaaagtaaacagaaatagtaatatatatgaatataaaaatttttaaaatacatgtgaatagaaaattaatctattaaaaattattatctatttcttttaatgtataagtacatttctataaatcaaattttctttttacaaatattgtaaaaatgtacTGTAAATGATGAGAAATTACatgaataaaaactttttaaatactttattaattttgcttatCTTGTACCAACTTCtgtctcaaaaatatttttaacaattataacaaaatatttatatcagagacaaaaatataaaaaaatttttatttccaaaaaatattcttaaaattattattgtgcaaTTCATCATATTGaaagtgaataataatatgaaaataatgacaaCAAGCTCCAAGTGGAAAacctatattaaaaatgctattttgtatttcagatacaaaaaatgattatatgcattttttgtgtgtatgtttCATTccaatataagaaatatataagaattttcttgttttatattttaaacaattatttttttatgtattttgctttttaaatgtatctgATAACAAATCTTGTCTAAGAAAACTCACACACTTTGTTTCTATCTCTTaactatctatattttaattttaattcttttgtacatatttcaGATTTTTGCAGTagacttttttattctttgtaatGGAAGAGGTTTGTTTAACAGAAATATAAGTGTaactaatatattaaagaatataataaaattttatttcataattgtaataataaaatgcgcaTTTAGATATGTTGATTCCATATTcgctaaaatgataaatataaaatttatcttgatcTTAATATTACTACaaaaattctacaaataataagaatattactgcaatataaaaattttaatattataattaaatatatatatatatatatatatatatatatatatatatatatatatatataaaaatgtttccttcTCTTATAGGGCAGTAACAAATATTGGCAGAAAGATCATAACATCAtcaatctttgaaaaaaatttgcagattATACAATCCATTATACAATCCAcattatttgtttacaatttttctctctttctcactttaACATgttataatatcgaaatttttatattatatgcagaGAATGGTTTTTTTCcagatattataacaaataaaaatattaatttaaaaaaaaatatatatggtaACACGTTTATGTTACAactgaaaataattcatatgatTACATCATATGTAAGcaacaaatgtttataaatattttttatccagCCGAAAATACAGCTAGgtcaatttttgttataaatattaattatatatatatgtgtgtgtgtgtgtgtgtaatttaaatttccataTAGCTCTAGGAGcaagcttttttatatatttttaataatgtttaataattgctcctattttctttaaatatatctttgcacATCTTTTGTGGTGAAATGTGTCATAAAACTTAAGTTGTATTGGATATCAATTACATAATGCATAAACCTTATTTATGGgatggatattttttaaaatagaaattataaaaaaataatgaaaaataattctattacaaaatgatagaatattaatgccatttatattaacatattggATTGGAACATATGAattatgttttacatattgtggtttcaataatttatggaTTTCttgtattgcaaaatattattctttaaaaataatataaatagaaaactatttttgtatatactgTGTTGTATATTAATCTCCCtcattttaagattatatattcctttcttttttgttttttcttattcatcttttctattttaaaataatgtaacagtaaaaaatgatttctattatatgaatatgattCATCTCCATTATGTCAATGCTCATATGTAATGGCACgagtaaaatatgtatgagaAACTAATAACTGCTAATCCTTGTTCGATAATcagctatttctttttttttatattatacactaTTAGACATTACAAATGCTTTAACAGTCACTGAATAGGCACTTTTTGATCCAATCATGTCTGTTTAAGACAATTTTGTCCTTTTTCTGTAACTTTTAAAGCTAATACatgacataatatttaaaaattgtcgttttcctaatttattcaaaacaaaataatacttttattcgaCATTtagtttcatatttaaatattacacaattaaatgctaatttttacttatttggctttttgtttttttctttaaatttatgattatgatCTATCTAAATACATAATGTGTTCTTTTCTGTAAAGAAAGTATCTACTTAAATGTTAAGACATTTATAATGCTctgtgtatacatacatataattatccaAACGtctttgagaaaaattgtcacgcgcataaaatatatttaatataacaatatcacaatctattttttatcaattttcgcATACCTAGCtgcacgtatatataaaatatgcgtcCCGTAATTCAGGCAGTATAAAATCGGAAACAAATTGCGTGCACAAAACGCATATACTTTCGTCTTCTTCTTCAGCATAAGTACTTGTTTTAAGTAATTATGACAATTCGTTGCACGAATACTTTACGTACCTCGATTATTTGTAAGTCTTAATGCTTGAATAACGCTTCGTTTTCGGGATTGTCATCCCTGTGCTTTTCGAGATTTCCGGACAAAGTCGGATCCGGTCGCCGTCTTTTGAAGAAGCCGAgttttctcaatattaatgTAAGTAAAATGAACAGTAACATACCCGCCACTGCAGCCACTATATATATCCATACTGGCACAGGTTCAGCTTCTTGCTGATCCAGCAGATCTGGATAAGCGATTGTCTCAGCCTATGTGATAACATCAAATAACATTAACATGATGACAGTTAAAcatgatttttatcatatataatacttttaatatgtaatactttttaatatgtatatatatagatgtttcaaagaaaaatgtgatcgcaaaatttctttatcatttaatttttactatatagaATGATTGCaatgcataaaaatgtaatattgcatatatagtCAAATACTTACAATTGCATGATCATCTTTCAAGTTTTCTTGCTGTATCACAACATTCGGAGGTATTATTATTCTAGCATTAGAACCTATTTTGACCATATCTACTTTCGGATAATCCTCGACCAAAGTAGAATTCCAAAGTCTGAAATcaatcatttctttaaaaaaaatatataaaatatataaaatatataaaattttctaactttaaaattgatataattaaaatattttaattttaaacaaattaaaagattagtcattaatattaagattttatattccccacataattaaaaatattataattattaacaataattattaacaattattaacatgaaaatatgtttcagacaatataatatatttaataataattaattttttacatttttattatattaccttGCTTTAACAGTTATGATGGCTTCCTGTTTcctttgcaaattatatatgtaacatataatgtCAAAACACTTGGCTGTACCAGCTTTACAATTCTGTAACACAAAATCTTccatcataaaatattctactatcaaaatgttttatacaaaagtgtaaagattacttaaaaatataaaaatgattatttcgagagtaaaatcttataaaaagattttacccttaatttatttttgctcatAACATAATcatctttaaacaaaaataataaatcatcttatataaaaatttgttataaattccGTTTTTAGTCCAAAAAACTTAGTGCTGCAATCCGCGAGCGCAATTAAATACGAATGAAGGAGCTCTTACCATTGAAACCACACGATGTCGATGTCCATCTTTGTCGATAATCGTTCGCGTATTGACAACTTTCTCCGTGTCTCGTGTTGTTCTTACATGATTAGTGTGATTGTACAAGATTGTCGGTCGAGTTGAAGATTGCAAAATGCTATCGGtatcatcaaaattaatactatCTTGCAATTTTAAAGGATTAACCACATGACCTGGTGGCAGTGTACATTCACCATCTGCTAAagctaaattatttaacatacattagcaacatattataaaaaattgatcaaacgTCAGCTGGAaaacgaattttatattaccttGAATAGTTGGCATCTCTTCCATGTATAACAACCATTTGCCATGCGCTTTGTCGTTCGCGACTTCATAAGGCCAAGAAATGCGCACCTCCACAGTACTAACTTTCCATGGACCTTCATTGAATACTTCGTAAATGTGTGACACTTTCGGTCCTATTTCATTCAAATGTTTTATCGCGGATTCACCGACTACTGGACCACCATAAAATGCCCACTGAGTTTTTGCACTCCtacaaataaaagtaaattaacgTTAGTAtaatgtatgataaaaatgcataaaaattaattttattaaataatttaaagaatttaatttacattttttattaaggcAAGCATAAATTCGTTAAATTAAGcctttaattatctttatattcaatgacttctttctctctcgcttttttgattaatcaatTGAACAATGTATTCTTCAATTATTggcatgtaaaaatttttatacaatgatAAATACAATGTACTATTGTGGattgacaatatattataatgattaccCTTTAATTGATAGCTCGGCACGTTTTAACACTGTAGCTTGTAATACAGTAGGTCGCTTTTCTTTGACTTCCTTCGATGTGGAGTTTGTGAAAATAGTGAAACCTAATTGTGATTCGTTATCCTCGAGACCTTTAGGATCGAATCTCACTTGTATGTCCACCGTTTTGTCCTTCTTAAATGGATTGCCGATAGAGCATGATACCAGAGTAGCATTATGCAGATTGCAAATTATAGAATCATTGCTCTTGCTGGCAATGTAATTCAAGCTCTGCGAGTGAACAATAAATAGTTGAGCCTCGTATGCAGATTCACCGATGTTTGCCACATTAACTTCTACCActatttcttctctctcgcccAAAAGTAACTCGTAGAAATCCGGCTTTATGGAAGAAGCTAATAAAATGAGGAATATTTcgtcaaacaattttttaaaagtaaggTTGAAGTTTCTgatgtataattcttttaataatctcaaatgtttaatatattttgttctataAGTagtgttttcttttatattatcattaagtTAGACTTCtgcatctttaatttattgaaaccaAATGGCATTCATGCAAATGATACATACATGAATGTTATCATTTTGTGAATATATGCAATCAGATTAAGAAGATAGATgttcaatcaaaatttattttaattattattataattaataataattaaaattaaatagaattatatatataataataattcctttttaaacataaaactatgtaagaaagaaatatatacctGATAAATTCAGTTTAGCTGTCATTTGTAAATCGCTTTCGCAGATATCATTGTTTCCACAGTCTTTCTGAAAAACGGCCTCGAATACACGCGCGGCTTCTTGCTGATTGAGTATCGGATAATTCTTCATATCAGGCAAAGGAGCACCTTCGGGAGGCATGACTGGTTCTTCTTGTATCAATGAATAATTCAAACGGAATTTAATAGGCGACTGGATGTCGCGTGTATTCtcctattaaataaaaacaaatatattatttattcgcaataaaaattagattagttCTAAAAAAGCAAACGAATAAAAAGCActgaaacaataataataatgtttaatattcattgcaaaattttttatataaagcgcattaaaaacaattgtatataaaaactaaagcacactttctaataaatctttttattttaatcatttgagTACCAACGAAGATAGTATTGCTTCTTCATTTTCCGTTATTAGAAATATGAGTTTGACACTTTACCTTCAAATAGACAATTTCCTTCTGACAATGTACCAACTTTGTGGTATCTAAGGTAACTGTTCGATTAATGTAATGAGGACGTGCATTACCACTGGCGCCGAACCAAACCCTTGAGAATTTTTTAGTCCCGGTATAGGTCTCTGCTtcgatgtaataatttaatcttagaTTTTGCATAGATTCCTCCTTCGTTAACGATTCCGTTTTGCAACAAGCCTCGAATGTAAAACTGCAAATTTTTACGTATTTTaacaatcattaataattttgcataattttgcaACAACTGCGAGTTAGCATATTTtcgttgtatatttatttgacaattcatatttatatttcgtattaattgtttttaaggATGACAATTATGGAATGATTATGACTATGTTACCATGTATGATTTGACTCTGGGTCGGCTAAGCATCCAATTCGATTAGGATCAATAGGTTCTATTGTATCCTGATATATTCCACCCTTTTTCGCATAACGTATATAAGTGGAGATATCGATGATTTTCTTCGAACGAAGAAGTACGATTGCATCGTTTTCATATGCACCAATCAAGAGATCTGAATAACCATTATGATCCATATCAATACCTCCACTTAATGAGTAACCGAATGTTTTCAATGGTGAGGGCATATCTTCAGCAtgaattatctattaaataacaacaaacataaaataagattatatataggtaaaataaatctattattatatcaattatgaaaaaataattaaataaaattacatagattaaatatacaaagcaCAGTAAGTTTCAAGAAAGTCTATTACCTGCGATGGTGTTTTAATTATACCATTCTTGGAACCCAAATAGATATAGACTGCGCCCTTCCCTTCATATGGAGCGCCAATTGCAATATCCTCGTATCCATCCTTATTCAAATCACCCAAATTTGTCAATGCGAATCCAaatctatcattaatttatcattactgTATTCAATTATCAACTCAagagaaaaagtgaaaaagtataaaatataagaatatcataataaacCTCGATTCTTCATGACCGACGAGTTTGACAGGCAAACATTTCTCgttatctttgatatttttgcatatatctagcgatgtataaatataaacagctCCACCTTCtgctttattgaaataaaacggCGCTGCTACGATCAAATCAGTTATTctaaaatgacaaatattgaaatatatagattaaaaaaattgattatctgtaatatataaaattattttttgaaataaaaagagaaacaaagagacactaataaagatattatttaagtgatatataaatcattgatgctaaaataatgaattataacaCATGAATAAAGTATGTAATAGATGTATCAAATGCACAATGTCTTACTTGTCTCCATTTATATCTGCCGACGTGATTTCGTATCCATAGCTTGATGCAAATTGCTCGCCGTCCAGAATAAGAGCGATATCCATGTCCTGCTTGAAATCGCGTCTAGTAAACAAAACCACTTGGCCAGTGCCGTTAGATCGAGGAGCGCCCGCCGCGTAAGCCAAACCTTTGCCGAAGAAGTTTCCAACAGCCACAGACATCCCTGTAACAGCGTTGATTAAGCAAAGTATTCATATATGGCGTAACATATCACTGGCTGAGAGAAAGAaccaataatttaacaatcatATAAATCCGGAAAAGCGATaatggatatataaaaaatcaattctcagccagagagatatatttctaataaggCTATATATACCGAGAtagctatatttatttacgggCGAGGAATCTTGCATTGGCGCGTTGTAAACTGTATTGTCCCTAGTTAGAAACTCATCGGACACTGTGAATAGATACAGGGTCCCTCGCCAAGTGTGCGGTCCCGGGGTGCCGATCACCACGCGATCCTCCGTGGTTAATAAACCGCTGACTCCGGCTTGACAATAACCAAATTGCTCATGGgctctaaaaaaaatcgagaaagtGTTGAGTACTTGataatattggaaatttaaACAAGTCTGGTTAGATATATTcagaaatagatagatagatatatacagaaatatgtctaaatatttcaaataatttatattacttgttTGTAGGCTTTCCAGAACACGGCTTCTTTAAATCATCATATTTCAAGTCTTGAGATAATATGTAGCATTGACCCTGACCCCATTGCGAATCGGCAGTCTTCACGATATGACGATGTGCGCATACCTGGAAGCAGAtgcaatgaattaaataatctttatatgcatatacatatctctCTGAGATATAGCATTATCGTGATTTTATGATCTGTTGACTCACCATAACTTTACCCCCTACTCCCTGACTACGTACAGTCACTCCTAACCACTggttatcttttatttcatcatttccTGGTGGTATTAAATCATCGGATTCCAAATCTGgaaaaaatacgttttttaGAGTTGGAAATTTAAGAATGAATTATTACCtatgtttaaagaaaaattaaattacgaattttatatatacactataactttcatttataatatatataacagttaaaaatttattatcataattgtgcatttttaaattaaataaatttaaatataataacagaaataatttagaagcaataataaataaaataaaaatggtaaaaaaaaaatatataaaactaaatcaattaataaaacttttatcaaaatattgagataataactgttaaatttttagtaatgaaattaatttagtagatttattacaaaatttaggaaaatatgatagatattaataaatgaataatgatataataaataatgatataaataaatgtaacaattttaaattaccagattataattatttacttgtttaatattttgtttttaaagaacaaatcacctttttattaaatgcattatGAATAGTCATGcacatataaagataaatatgattaaataagcATTGCATGATAAtcacaaaatgataaataaataaaaacaaacaaataataatgttagtaAAAGCAAAAATGTCAGTTAGCATAAAAGTgctatatacaattttatagatCGCAATTTGTCAATTGctattatcattatcacaAAATATCCTGTCTTTATTTCTATGTTATTTGAACAAAagcaagttttaataaaaaggattagtttaataaaaggattatataatagatcattgagattaatttttttatattgcatgctCTCACATTTTTAATGTGAGATATGTTTATTCAACAAAGATATATGCAATTTGTGAATGGCAAACCGCTGGTGAAAACTCTCAAACTCTTCATTCAATTCATTCTGCAAAGACTGCTGAAATTTATACACTTACTTGAATCGTACGATTCGTATTCATATGGTCTGTATAATAGACCATCGCCCACTGGTTTACCGAAACATGATTCAACAAAAAAGCatcttattatacataatataaaattgagtattaaatgaaaaataaataaatacattgtattaattaaagattcatCAACCTATATATTAGCAAAACATAAAGACATGTGCAACCCAATACCCTgacattcaaatattatacagaatttaatagagcataataataatttaatttatacaatagtataaattgaattattattgatataaatacattttcaattatcacaataataattagaaataaataatatataaaacgtacTCAGACGTCCATCTGTAATAACTTGAGTACAATCTCTGGAGTATGTTGACATCGGACATTGCCATAATGCCCCTGATCTCTTTGTTCCTGGTTGTCGATTTTGATCCAAAGGTGCACCAACCAGCATCCTGTAAAAAAAGGGATAATcacagattaaattaaaattaaataatttttaaatgaaaatttttatgcatgcaaactgtgtgtgtgtaaacacagacatatttttaataaagaagataCCAGAATAAaccattctaatttttttagtattaattttttaatattaatctaggATTAAgctaagtttaaaattttcatttaaaaaaaaattgctacaataaaatttatataataaaatttttatgtatttaatgagttttatttttttataatatattattaattatagcaatctttttacataagaaagtttctttttatacaagaaatctcgtttaaataaatttgttacaatTGAAAGATTTAGGAAAGAAATAactttagtatatatattataatatattatatttaagagatcactattctctttctctctctctctctctctctttctcttacatTTAATTGTGTAGTAACATCTTAATGTTACAAAATCTAAGaaacaataaagaataatagcaa
Encoded proteins:
- the LOC126853501 gene encoding calcineurin B homologous protein 1 — translated: MGNRSSLLLREDEIAQIQNATGFTPNQIERLYSRFTSLDRGDCGTLSREDFLRIPELAINPLGERIVNAFFEESGNDRVNFLQFMQVLAHFRPIKKNSPNRLNSRQQKLKFAFKMYDLDNDDLISKDELLAILHMMVGANISEEQLTSIAERTIVEADENGDGMISFEEFCKALERTDVEQKMSIRFLS
- the LOC126853436 gene encoding integrin alpha-PS1 isoform X1; translation: MNTLPWIALSVCVTYAFNLEPRIPVIKRGLEGSYFGYSVAEHIEVENHSLSRPISWMLVGAPLDQNRQPGTKRSGALWQCPMSTYSRDCTQVITDGRLMGDGLLYRPYEYESYDSNLESDDLIPPGNDEIKDNQWLGVTVRSQGVGGKVMVCAHRHIVKTADSQWGQGQCYILSQDLKYDDLKKPCSGKPTNKAHEQFGYCQAGVSGLLTTEDRVVIGTPGPHTWRGTLYLFTVSDEFLTRDNTVYNAPMQDSSPVNKYSYLGMSVAVGNFFGKGLAYAAGAPRSNGTGQVVLFTRRDFKQDMDIALILDGEQFASSYGYEITSADINGDKITDLIVAAPFYFNKAEGGAVYIYTSLDICKNIKDNEKCLPVKLVGHEESRFGFALTNLGDLNKDGYEDIAIGAPYEGKGAVYIYLGSKNGIIKTPSQIIHAEDMPSPLKTFGYSLSGGIDMDHNGYSDLLIGAYENDAIVLLRSKKIIDISTYIRYAKKGGIYQDTIEPIDPNRIGCLADPESNHTCFTFEACCKTESLTKEESMQNLRLNYYIEAETYTGTKKFSRVWFGASGNARPHYINRTVTLDTTKLVHCQKEIVYLKENTRDIQSPIKFRLNYSLIQEEPVMPPEGAPLPDMKNYPILNQQEAARVFEAVFQKDCGNNDICESDLQMTAKLNLSASSIKPDFYELLLGEREEIVVEVNVANIGESAYEAQLFIVHSQSLNYIASKSNDSIICNLHNATLVSCSIGNPFKKDKTVDIQVRFDPKGLEDNESQLGFTIFTNSTSKEVKEKRPTVLQATVLKRAELSIKGSAKTQWAFYGGPVVGESAIKHLNEIGPKVSHIYEVFNEGPWKVSTVEVRISWPYEVANDKAHGKWLLYMEEMPTIQALADGECTLPPGHVVNPLKLQDSINFDDTDSILQSSTRPTILYNHTNHVRTTRDTEKVVNTRTIIDKDGHRHRVVSMNCKAGTAKCFDIICYIYNLQRKQEAIITVKARLWNSTLVEDYPKVDMVKIGSNARIIIPPNVVIQQENLKDDHAIAETIAYPDLLDQQEAEPVPVWIYIVAAVAGMLLFILLTLILRKLGFFKRRRPDPTLSGNLEKHRDDNPENEALFKH
- the LOC126853436 gene encoding integrin alpha-PS1 isoform X2 → MNTLPWIALSVCVTYAFNLEPRIPVIKRGLEGSYFGYSVAEHIEVENHSLSRPISWMLVGAPLDQNRQPGTKRSGALWQCPMSTYSRDCTQVITDGRLNLESDDLIPPGNDEIKDNQWLGVTVRSQGVGGKVMVCAHRHIVKTADSQWGQGQCYILSQDLKYDDLKKPCSGKPTNKAHEQFGYCQAGVSGLLTTEDRVVIGTPGPHTWRGTLYLFTVSDEFLTRDNTVYNAPMQDSSPVNKYSYLGMSVAVGNFFGKGLAYAAGAPRSNGTGQVVLFTRRDFKQDMDIALILDGEQFASSYGYEITSADINGDKITDLIVAAPFYFNKAEGGAVYIYTSLDICKNIKDNEKCLPVKLVGHEESRFGFALTNLGDLNKDGYEDIAIGAPYEGKGAVYIYLGSKNGIIKTPSQIIHAEDMPSPLKTFGYSLSGGIDMDHNGYSDLLIGAYENDAIVLLRSKKIIDISTYIRYAKKGGIYQDTIEPIDPNRIGCLADPESNHTCFTFEACCKTESLTKEESMQNLRLNYYIEAETYTGTKKFSRVWFGASGNARPHYINRTVTLDTTKLVHCQKEIVYLKENTRDIQSPIKFRLNYSLIQEEPVMPPEGAPLPDMKNYPILNQQEAARVFEAVFQKDCGNNDICESDLQMTAKLNLSASSIKPDFYELLLGEREEIVVEVNVANIGESAYEAQLFIVHSQSLNYIASKSNDSIICNLHNATLVSCSIGNPFKKDKTVDIQVRFDPKGLEDNESQLGFTIFTNSTSKEVKEKRPTVLQATVLKRAELSIKGSAKTQWAFYGGPVVGESAIKHLNEIGPKVSHIYEVFNEGPWKVSTVEVRISWPYEVANDKAHGKWLLYMEEMPTIQALADGECTLPPGHVVNPLKLQDSINFDDTDSILQSSTRPTILYNHTNHVRTTRDTEKVVNTRTIIDKDGHRHRVVSMNCKAGTAKCFDIICYIYNLQRKQEAIITVKARLWNSTLVEDYPKVDMVKIGSNARIIIPPNVVIQQENLKDDHAIAETIAYPDLLDQQEAEPVPVWIYIVAAVAGMLLFILLTLILRKLGFFKRRRPDPTLSGNLEKHRDDNPENEALFKH